TAAACATACCGATTGAAGTGGCCTATACATTAGATGATTTTAAAAAAGCAAAAGAAAAGCTAGAAAGCTATGACAAAGTGTTTGTTGATACTGCTGGTCGCAATTTCCGAAATAAAGAATATATAAAAGACTTAACGAAAGTTATTGATTTTGATAAAGAAATGGAAACGTACCTTGTAATGGCCTTAACAGCAAAAAATGCCGATATGGAAAAAATTCACGAGCAATTCCAAACGATACACATAGACAGGTTAATCTATACAAAATCTGATGAGACTGCAAGTTACGGTTCGATGCTTAATATGTGTTTGAAGAATAGAGTTGGAGTTGCTTATATCACTCACGGCCAAAATGTACCTGATGATATAGAAAAAGCTTCGCCAAAGCTCATATTAAATAAAGTGTTTGGAGTTAATGGATATGAGGGATCAAGCTGAAAGTTTAAGGATTAAATTAAAAAAACAACAAAATCAATCGGATGAAGCGAAAGCAATTGCTGTTGTAAGTGGTAAAGGTGGGGTTGGAAAATCAAACTTTTCGTTAAATTTTGCTCTCTCTTTATCTAATAATGGTTCAAAAGTGTTATTATTTGATATGGATATTGGAATGGGAAATATTGATATTTTAATGGGTGTTAGTGCCAAATATAGTATCCTTGATTTATTTGAGCATAATATGGTAATTCGTGATATTATTGAATCGGGACCAGGGAACCTCTCTTATATCGCTGGTGCAACGGGAATGACGACCATTTTTAAAATGGAACAAGCATCGTTTAATAAGTTTATGGAACAATTACAAACAATATTTGAAGAATACGATTATATCATTTTTGATATGGGTGCAGGTATGACTGAGGAGAGCATGAGGTTTATCCTCTCAGTTCAAGAAACAATTGTCGTAACAACACCTGAACCTACATCTCTAACAGATGCCTATGCAATGATAAAGTATATACACAATCAAAGGGATGATTTACCATTTTATGTATTAGTAAATCGTACATTTGATGAAAGGCAAGCAGTAAAAACATACAATCGTTTACAAAAAGTAGCGAAACATTTCTTAGAACGAGATATACAGTTTCTTGGTAGTATACCTGATGACCGTTCAGTGATGAAGGCTGTTGCAAATCAAACACCATTTCTTTTGCATAATGAACGTTCATCTGCAAGCAAGGCTATTATGGAGATTATTAAACGATACGAAAATCACCATTTTAATCTAGAAGACACTTCTAAATTAAGTTTTGTATCAAAGTTGAAGCGATTTTTCATAGAAAGGTAGGATGTCGATGACTAGACAGGTTTCTGTATTAATCGTAGATGATTCAGCGTTTATGCGTAAATTAATAACAGACTTGTTATCTGAATCTACCCGTATAAAAGTTATCGGCACTGCAAGAAATGGACGAGAAGCAGTAAAGAAAGTAATTGAGTTTAAGCCTGATGTAGTTACAATGGATGTAGAAATGCCCATAATGAATGGGCTTGATGCATTACAAGAAATGATGAAACGAGCTCCAGTTCCTGTTGTGATGCTTTCGAGTACGACACAAGAGAACGCAGCTAATACAATGATAGCGATGCAAAATGGAGCAGTTGATTTTATTGCTAAACCTTCTGGGGCAATATCACTTGATCTTCATAAGGTGAAAGAAGAATTAATATATAAAGTAATTACAGCTAGTAAGGCAAACATTCTCGGAGTGCACAAGAACCCATCACAAGAGAATATAACTCCTATTACATTGAAGGATAGTATAAGACACCCAATGAAGTACAAACAGAAAATTATTTGTATAGGTACTTCTACAGGGGGGCCGCGAGCATTACAAAATGTATTAACTAAGCTTCCTTCATCAATTGATGCACCGATTTTGATCGTTCAACATATGCCTGCTGGTTTTACGAAATCACTTGCTGACAGATTAGATTCATTAAGTCAGATTTCCGTGAAGGAAGCTGTAGATGGGGATATTATAAAAAAAGGGACTGCATACATCGCACCTGGTGGATATCATTTGAAACTTAAGCTAATTGGAACCTCACTAGTTGTCCAATTAAATGACGATCCACCTAAAAATGGTCATCGTCCTTCCGTTGATGTTATGTATGAATCAGTTAGTTACTTGCAAAATTATTTCAAACTTGCTGTTATTATGACAGGAATGGGAACAGATGGTGCAAAAGGATTACATAAATTGGTTGATACGGGCAGTGTAAAGGCTATTGCTGAGTCAAAGGAGTCTTCAGTAGTGTATGGGATGCCAAAAGCAGCTGTTGATACTGGCCTAATAGATGAAGTGGCACATGTGGATAACATTGCAAATTTAATTATTAAACATATCGGTGCATAAAGGGGTGCTATTCAAATGGAAAATCAACAATACTTAGAAGTATTTATTGATGAAAGTAAAGAGCATTTACAAACAGTTAATGACCAGTTATTACTATTAGAAAATAACCCTGAAGATATGGATATTGTAAATGAAATCTTTCGTTCTGCACATACCTTAAAAGGGATGTCTGCGACAATGGGGTTTGAGGATTTAGCTAACCTTACTCATAAAATGGAAAATGTACTCGATGGAAT
This sequence is a window from Bacillus solimangrovi. Protein-coding genes within it:
- a CDS encoding protein-glutamate methylesterase/protein-glutamine glutaminase; amino-acid sequence: MSMTRQVSVLIVDDSAFMRKLITDLLSESTRIKVIGTARNGREAVKKVIEFKPDVVTMDVEMPIMNGLDALQEMMKRAPVPVVMLSSTTQENAANTMIAMQNGAVDFIAKPSGAISLDLHKVKEELIYKVITASKANILGVHKNPSQENITPITLKDSIRHPMKYKQKIICIGTSTGGPRALQNVLTKLPSSIDAPILIVQHMPAGFTKSLADRLDSLSQISVKEAVDGDIIKKGTAYIAPGGYHLKLKLIGTSLVVQLNDDPPKNGHRPSVDVMYESVSYLQNYFKLAVIMTGMGTDGAKGLHKLVDTGSVKAIAESKESSVVYGMPKAAVDTGLIDEVAHVDNIANLIIKHIGA
- a CDS encoding MinD/ParA family protein encodes the protein MRDQAESLRIKLKKQQNQSDEAKAIAVVSGKGGVGKSNFSLNFALSLSNNGSKVLLFDMDIGMGNIDILMGVSAKYSILDLFEHNMVIRDIIESGPGNLSYIAGATGMTTIFKMEQASFNKFMEQLQTIFEEYDYIIFDMGAGMTEESMRFILSVQETIVVTTPEPTSLTDAYAMIKYIHNQRDDLPFYVLVNRTFDERQAVKTYNRLQKVAKHFLERDIQFLGSIPDDRSVMKAVANQTPFLLHNERSSASKAIMEIIKRYENHHFNLEDTSKLSFVSKLKRFFIER